One genomic segment of Lewinellaceae bacterium includes these proteins:
- a CDS encoding response regulator transcription factor, which produces MGQIRYIFKYALLMTLLIFTLKWLQWKFLIMDHAIEIYIGLIALFFTALGIWIAGKLNTPRVQKIVVEKKVYIEPDNTNFINEAELQKFNLSTREYEVLQHMSRGYSNARIAQELCLSLSTIKTHASNLFNKMDVKSRTQAIEKAQRLRIVVPFAQP; this is translated from the coding sequence ATGGGGCAAATCCGGTACATATTCAAATATGCACTGCTGATGACCCTGCTGATATTCACGCTGAAGTGGTTGCAATGGAAGTTTCTGATCATGGATCATGCCATCGAAATTTACATCGGACTCATCGCTCTATTCTTCACTGCCCTGGGAATCTGGATCGCCGGAAAATTAAACACTCCACGGGTTCAAAAAATCGTTGTTGAGAAAAAGGTTTACATCGAACCTGACAACACCAATTTTATCAATGAGGCTGAACTTCAGAAATTTAATCTCAGCACCCGGGAATATGAAGTCCTGCAACATATGTCACGAGGATACTCTAATGCCCGGATCGCCCAGGAGTTATGCCTGTCATTAAGCACCATCAAAACCCATGCATCCAATCTTTTTAATAAAATGGATGTCAAAAGCAGAACCCAAGCCATCGAGAAAGCTCAACGACTCCGTATAGTTGTGCCATTCGCTCAGCCTTAA
- a CDS encoding CRTAC1 family protein: protein MESNLKPFPTGVSTRHMALFTSFYLSIASMLSAQKPFTDITKSSGIDHRFKVFEGLLGGGACVLDYDQDGYEDLYITSGRLEDVLYHNERNGTFRNAFAGSGLELTNKYITQGVSGADINRDGWVDLFITTINSNDSSINNIIPRAINLLFLNNGDGTFREITAEYGLDQMYSFSTGPSFGDFNEDGYPDLYVANYFLSYEGKLSAINDAVIVASNTTAPGYLLINQKGKKLVNRFKDYGLDYKGFGFGGLPTDFDNDGDLDLIINHDFGFKSTPNLLLENEYPKRRFLDRAKSLAMNLQINAMGTAAGDINGDGWMDYYFTNIRLNAMMVNQGAGKPFINLTKELGLSYVTISWGANFADFDQDGDVDLFVSNGDLNPNCQPLPDFYFINDHGHFTESSRWSGLNDPGIGRGSVTFDMDNDGDLDLLVVNQVPVMPYEAESYTRLFRNDSASGNWIKIKLQGVQADKNGLGSRIEMVAEAQHMIREIDGGGSSHLSQNSTIAHFGLGNALKADTILVKWTGGNQQMLTDVAANQLLNITESPASKKTPTWFYLAGIVLIFGALGYALGKSRKLKQA, encoded by the coding sequence ATGGAAAGTAACCTCAAGCCATTTCCAACGGGTGTATCAACTCGTCATATGGCCCTGTTCACCAGCTTTTACCTGAGTATTGCCAGCATGCTGAGTGCCCAGAAACCATTTACCGACATTACAAAAAGCAGCGGCATAGATCATCGGTTTAAAGTCTTCGAAGGGCTGCTTGGCGGAGGTGCCTGCGTATTGGATTATGATCAGGATGGCTACGAAGACCTGTACATCACCTCCGGGCGCCTGGAAGATGTGCTTTACCATAATGAAAGGAATGGCACTTTCAGAAATGCATTTGCAGGCTCTGGACTGGAATTAACTAACAAATACATCACGCAGGGTGTTAGTGGAGCTGATATTAATCGTGATGGCTGGGTGGATCTTTTCATCACAACCATTAACTCGAACGATTCCAGCATCAACAATATCATTCCGAGGGCTATCAACCTGTTGTTCTTAAACAACGGTGATGGCACATTTCGTGAGATAACCGCAGAATATGGCCTTGATCAAATGTATTCCTTCAGTACCGGACCAAGCTTCGGTGACTTCAATGAAGACGGCTATCCGGATCTTTATGTAGCCAATTATTTTTTAAGCTATGAGGGAAAACTCAGTGCAATCAACGACGCGGTTATCGTAGCGTCCAATACCACTGCACCGGGATATCTGCTCATCAACCAAAAAGGTAAAAAGCTGGTCAACCGGTTTAAGGATTATGGTCTGGATTACAAAGGGTTCGGGTTCGGTGGTTTACCTACTGATTTTGATAACGATGGTGATTTGGATTTGATCATTAACCACGACTTCGGTTTTAAATCAACTCCTAATCTATTACTTGAAAATGAATACCCCAAGCGACGGTTCCTGGATCGGGCTAAGAGTCTTGCAATGAACCTGCAAATAAATGCAATGGGTACTGCCGCTGGTGACATTAATGGCGACGGATGGATGGACTATTATTTCACCAATATCCGGCTGAATGCCATGATGGTTAACCAGGGTGCCGGCAAACCGTTTATAAATCTGACCAAGGAACTGGGCCTTTCTTATGTCACCATTAGCTGGGGAGCCAATTTTGCCGATTTCGACCAGGATGGTGATGTCGATTTGTTTGTTTCCAATGGCGATCTCAATCCGAACTGCCAGCCATTGCCTGACTTTTATTTCATCAACGATCATGGGCATTTCACCGAATCATCCCGATGGTCCGGATTAAACGACCCTGGCATCGGCCGGGGCTCCGTCACTTTTGACATGGATAATGATGGAGATCTGGACCTCTTAGTGGTAAATCAGGTACCGGTCATGCCCTATGAGGCAGAATCGTACACCCGCTTATTTCGGAACGACAGCGCCAGCGGCAACTGGATTAAAATCAAATTACAGGGTGTTCAAGCAGATAAGAATGGATTGGGTTCACGAATCGAAATGGTAGCCGAAGCCCAGCACATGATCCGCGAGATTGATGGTGGCGGATCCAGTCATCTCTCGCAAAACTCTACCATTGCACATTTCGGCCTGGGCAATGCCCTGAAGGCCGATACCATACTGGTTAAATGGACCGGCGGAAACCAGCAAATGCTTACGGATGTCGCAGCCAATCAGCTATTGAATATTACTGAGTCACCGGCCAGCAAAAAAACTCCGACCTGGTTTTATCTTGCCGGCATCGTTCTGATCTTTGGAGCATTGGGGTATGCTTTGGGTAAATCCCGTAAATTAAAACAAGCCTAG
- a CDS encoding vanadium-dependent haloperoxidase, which produces MKTRWFGGILTGMISLVLTWSMCTRPSRSYTPQEAALSWADLTLYITKKTPANTPTFASRVLGYIGLTMYESIVHGYPEYNSLAGQLNGLDSLPLPESGKTYDWVLALNAGQAEILRTIYIQTSDSNKARIDALEQTMYDAFASDLDDETIGPRSSAYGKAIADAIFAWSQTDGGHRGYLHNFDKTMVFPERPGGWKPPLYGQAISHYPLHPHWGENRTFLKQDGELPVPYMIPYDTTAGSPYYNQYLAVYEQDKALNQQEKEQALWWGDDPDVTFTPPGHSYYIAYKVVKAKNPELIVCAETFAQVGIAVADAFINCWKWKYHYFSERPNTFIPKYIDPDFVSFWPDPPFPAFPSGHAINAGTAATILKTLYGPRFHFIDSSHYGRPFDELRQTAFVPQAFDSFWQVAIETADSRFYGGIHTPQDNNTGLEQGAIIANNVNHLHWKKSEYGK; this is translated from the coding sequence ATGAAAACCCGGTGGTTCGGAGGAATTTTGACTGGGATGATTTCCCTGGTTCTGACCTGGTCCATGTGTACCAGGCCAAGCCGGTCCTATACGCCTCAGGAAGCGGCGTTAAGCTGGGCCGATCTGACGCTATACATTACTAAAAAGACACCTGCCAATACGCCTACCTTTGCCTCCCGCGTCCTGGGTTATATTGGCCTGACCATGTATGAATCCATTGTTCATGGCTACCCGGAATACAATTCCCTGGCGGGCCAGCTGAACGGGTTGGACAGCCTGCCACTTCCAGAGTCAGGAAAGACCTATGACTGGGTGTTAGCCCTGAATGCCGGGCAAGCGGAAATACTGCGTACCATTTACATTCAGACCTCCGACTCCAATAAAGCCAGAATCGATGCATTGGAGCAAACCATGTACGATGCCTTCGCCTCTGACCTTGATGATGAGACCATCGGTCCGCGATCTTCAGCTTATGGTAAAGCAATAGCTGACGCCATCTTTGCCTGGTCGCAAACCGATGGCGGACACCGTGGTTACCTCCATAACTTCGATAAGACCATGGTATTTCCTGAACGCCCCGGAGGATGGAAGCCGCCGCTTTACGGGCAGGCCATCAGCCACTACCCCCTGCATCCGCACTGGGGCGAAAACCGGACTTTCCTGAAGCAGGATGGTGAATTACCCGTCCCTTACATGATCCCTTACGATACGACAGCGGGCTCGCCCTATTACAACCAATATCTGGCGGTCTATGAACAGGATAAAGCCCTGAACCAGCAGGAAAAAGAACAGGCTCTCTGGTGGGGCGATGATCCGGATGTGACGTTTACACCTCCCGGTCATTCGTATTACATCGCCTACAAGGTGGTGAAAGCAAAGAATCCGGAACTCATCGTTTGTGCGGAGACATTTGCCCAGGTAGGAATTGCCGTTGCCGATGCATTTATCAATTGCTGGAAATGGAAGTACCATTATTTCTCCGAGCGGCCTAATACCTTTATCCCGAAATACATCGATCCGGATTTTGTATCCTTTTGGCCGGACCCGCCATTCCCGGCCTTTCCTTCCGGACACGCCATCAATGCCGGCACCGCAGCGACCATACTCAAGACCCTGTATGGTCCCCGGTTTCATTTTATCGACAGCTCGCATTATGGCCGGCCATTCGATGAATTGAGACAAACAGCTTTTGTTCCACAAGCCTTCGACAGCTTCTGGCAGGTAGCCATCGAAACGGCTGATTCGCGGTTTTACGGAGGAATCCATACCCCCCAGGACAACAATACCGGATTGGAGCAGGGAGCCATCATAGCCAATAATGTAAATCACCTGCACTGGAAAAAGAGTGAATATGGAAAGTAA
- a CDS encoding VCBS repeat-containing protein, with the protein MDKKSIPGPGDRFFYFYTNTWHQIVIRQIAKWLPFFVLTGLFACKQKDSATGVPEEKPAAGVTLFTLLTPAETGVDFQNKLDEGLNTNILMYEYFYNGGGVACADFNGDGMLDLYFSGNMHDNALYLNRGQWKFEAVTDLAGVAGRPGPWKTGVAAVDINGDGRMDLYVSYSGALPDEKRVNELYINTGNNEQGIPQFSEEAAAYGLASQAFSNQAYFFDYDRDGDLDALLLNHNPKNLPILNEVSTAEFLKKDDPNRGVRLLQQENGHFTDVTTRTGISGSALTYGLGLGITDINRDGWPDFYVSNDYAVPDYLYINNRNGTFSNKIGDVIGHNSQFSMGNDIADINNDGWTDIMTLDMLPEDNHRQKLLMAPDNYAKFDLNVRSGFHFQYMRNMLQLNNGNGTFSEIGQIAGISNTDWSWSALLADYDNDGWKDLFVTNGYLRDYTNLDFINYMDAYVKEKGRLLREDVIGIINHMPASNVTNYLYANDGGLRFNNQTSQWGMGQTSNSNGAVYADLDNDGDLDLVVNNINQPAFIYRNNAQDLPDHHYLQIELHGMGKNPQGIGSRVTLQYGGRTQSVEQMPTRGYLSSISPIIHFGLGNATYIDTLTIQWNSGKMQILTGVTPDQRITLEEQSADRTTQPYQPPTSWYEETASPIPFEHHQQTINDFDRQPLLTFSPSYIGPCMASADVNGDGRTDLFVGGGEGQSGALFLQEASGRFAQPKEPDLITDRNYIDAEAIFFDANGDKAPDLYVASGGYNLYEPGSTDLQDRLYFNDGHGKFTCRKDALPTIPVSTGCVTVVDANADGHPDLFVGGRVVPGRYPEAPRSYLLLNDGHGMFTDATSELAPNLAEVGMVTSAAWADLDGDQIYELILAGEWMPVSIYHWTQGHLEEVTSQYLEDSYRGWWNTIQVADVNEDGKPDILAGNWGTNSQIKMSVKEPAQLYYRDFDQNGSVDPVLCTYIQHQSFPYVTRDELLRQLAFLRARFTTYASFADVTIEQIFKPEELSAAGHLVADHAETTFFLSQPDGKLKAVSLPPEVQFAPVHAITVLDYNQDGHQDVLLTGNNHHVKLRLGQMDANYGVLLQGNGSGDFTYVPQELSGFKIQGDVRSVIQLDDRILFGLNGGPVITYQKHSKQKAL; encoded by the coding sequence ATGGATAAAAAATCTATCCCCGGCCCCGGGGATAGATTTTTTTATTTTTACACCAACACATGGCACCAGATCGTGATACGACAAATTGCTAAATGGCTCCCTTTCTTTGTACTGACAGGACTTTTCGCTTGTAAACAAAAAGACTCAGCCACCGGTGTTCCCGAAGAAAAACCGGCAGCCGGTGTGACACTTTTTACCCTCCTGACTCCCGCTGAGACCGGTGTGGATTTTCAAAATAAACTGGATGAAGGATTGAACACCAATATCCTGATGTACGAGTACTTCTACAACGGTGGTGGGGTTGCCTGCGCTGACTTTAATGGCGATGGGATGCTTGACCTCTATTTCAGTGGCAACATGCATGATAATGCCCTCTACCTGAACCGCGGCCAGTGGAAATTTGAAGCGGTTACCGATCTGGCAGGAGTGGCCGGGAGACCAGGACCGTGGAAAACGGGAGTTGCTGCAGTCGATATCAACGGAGACGGAAGGATGGACCTCTATGTGAGCTACTCCGGGGCTTTACCCGACGAGAAGCGCGTCAATGAACTCTACATCAATACCGGCAACAACGAACAGGGCATCCCGCAGTTCAGTGAAGAAGCGGCTGCCTATGGCCTTGCCAGTCAGGCATTCAGCAACCAGGCTTACTTTTTTGATTACGACCGTGATGGCGACCTGGATGCCTTATTGCTGAACCATAATCCAAAGAACCTGCCCATCCTGAATGAAGTAAGCACAGCCGAGTTTCTGAAAAAGGATGATCCCAACCGGGGAGTGCGGCTCTTGCAACAGGAGAATGGTCATTTTACCGATGTCACCACCCGTACCGGTATCAGTGGTTCAGCCTTAACCTATGGATTGGGTCTGGGCATTACCGATATCAACCGGGACGGATGGCCTGATTTTTATGTATCCAACGACTATGCGGTCCCCGACTACCTGTACATCAATAACCGTAATGGCACCTTCTCCAATAAAATAGGCGACGTCATTGGTCATAACAGCCAGTTTTCCATGGGTAATGATATCGCGGATATCAATAACGACGGATGGACAGATATCATGACACTGGATATGCTCCCGGAAGACAATCATCGCCAGAAATTGCTCATGGCGCCGGACAACTACGCAAAATTTGATCTGAATGTCCGCTCAGGATTCCATTTCCAGTATATGCGCAATATGTTGCAACTCAACAACGGCAACGGCACCTTCAGTGAAATAGGCCAAATCGCCGGTATTTCGAACACCGACTGGAGCTGGTCAGCACTCCTGGCAGACTACGACAATGACGGATGGAAGGACCTGTTCGTCACCAATGGATACCTGCGGGACTATACCAACCTGGATTTCATCAATTACATGGATGCCTATGTCAAAGAAAAAGGACGACTGCTGCGTGAAGATGTCATCGGCATCATCAACCATATGCCGGCATCGAATGTGACCAATTATCTGTACGCCAACGATGGAGGCCTTCGCTTCAACAATCAGACCAGCCAATGGGGTATGGGTCAGACCTCTAACAGCAATGGTGCCGTCTATGCGGACCTGGATAATGACGGGGACCTGGACCTGGTGGTCAATAACATCAATCAGCCGGCGTTCATTTATCGCAACAACGCGCAGGATCTACCCGATCATCATTACCTGCAGATCGAGTTGCACGGGATGGGTAAAAACCCGCAGGGTATTGGCAGCCGGGTGACGCTTCAATACGGAGGGCGTACCCAGTCCGTCGAGCAGATGCCTACCCGCGGTTATTTAAGCAGCATTTCTCCCATCATCCATTTTGGTCTGGGCAATGCAACCTATATCGACACCCTGACCATCCAATGGAATTCGGGAAAGATGCAAATCCTGACCGGTGTTACGCCAGATCAGCGCATTACCCTGGAGGAGCAGTCCGCTGACAGGACTACACAACCCTACCAGCCCCCCACCTCCTGGTATGAGGAAACCGCTTCACCGATTCCGTTCGAACATCATCAGCAAACCATCAATGACTTTGACCGCCAGCCCTTACTGACCTTCAGCCCTTCCTATATAGGACCGTGTATGGCTTCTGCCGATGTCAATGGTGACGGAAGAACCGATCTGTTTGTCGGCGGCGGTGAAGGACAAAGTGGTGCACTATTTCTGCAGGAGGCGAGCGGGCGTTTCGCACAACCCAAAGAACCGGACCTTATCACCGACCGGAACTATATTGACGCAGAGGCCATATTCTTTGATGCCAATGGCGATAAGGCTCCGGACCTGTATGTTGCTTCCGGAGGATACAATTTGTACGAACCGGGCAGCACTGATCTTCAGGACCGTCTTTATTTCAATGATGGTCACGGCAAATTTACCTGCCGCAAAGATGCATTGCCCACCATCCCGGTCAGTACGGGATGTGTCACAGTAGTGGATGCCAATGCGGACGGCCATCCCGATCTGTTTGTTGGCGGACGGGTCGTTCCGGGAAGGTATCCGGAAGCGCCCCGGAGCTATTTGTTACTTAATGACGGTCACGGTATGTTTACAGATGCTACTTCGGAACTGGCTCCAAACCTGGCCGAAGTGGGTATGGTCACCAGCGCCGCATGGGCTGACCTTGATGGTGATCAAATATACGAGCTGATCCTGGCCGGAGAATGGATGCCCGTTTCCATTTACCACTGGACCCAGGGCCATCTCGAAGAGGTGACCAGCCAATACCTCGAGGATTCGTACCGGGGATGGTGGAATACGATCCAGGTTGCCGACGTAAACGAAGATGGCAAACCTGACATCCTGGCCGGGAACTGGGGTACCAACAGTCAGATAAAAATGTCGGTGAAAGAACCTGCCCAATTGTATTACCGGGATTTTGATCAGAATGGATCCGTGGACCCGGTCCTGTGCACTTACATCCAGCACCAGTCCTTCCCCTATGTCACCCGTGATGAATTATTACGTCAGCTGGCCTTTCTCAGGGCCCGCTTCACCACCTACGCCAGTTTTGCAGATGTGACCATTGAGCAGATCTTCAAACCCGAAGAGTTGTCTGCTGCCGGACATCTGGTTGCGGACCATGCAGAAACGACATTTTTCCTTAGTCAGCCGGACGGAAAATTAAAAGCTGTTTCCCTGCCGCCCGAGGTTCAGTTTGCACCGGTCCATGCCATCACGGTGCTGGATTATAATCAAGATGGTCATCAGGATGTGCTTCTGACAGGAAACAACCACCATGTAAAGTTGAGGCTGGGGCAAATGGATGCCAATTATGGGGTACTCCTGCAGGGCAACGGAAGCGGTGATTTCACCTACGTCCCCCAGGAATTATCGGGATTTAAGATTCAGGGGGATGTTCGCAGTGTGATCCAACTGGACGACCGTATCCTCTTCGGACTTAACGGAGGGCCGGTGATCACCTATCAGAAACATTCAAAGCAAAAAGCATTATGA